A genomic window from Heterodontus francisci isolate sHetFra1 chromosome 36, sHetFra1.hap1, whole genome shotgun sequence includes:
- the LOC137351431 gene encoding uncharacterized protein produces the protein PSPTLSPAPSPTLSPAPFPTLSPAPFPTLSPAPSPTLSPASSPTLSPAPSPTLSPAPSPTLSPAPSPTLSPAPSPTLSPAPSPTLSPAPSPTLKPTPSHTLSPAPSPTLSPAPSPTLSPAPSPTLSPAPSPTLSPAPSPTLSPAPSPTLSPAPSPTLSPAPSPTLNPTPSPTLSPTHTPKFSPAPFPTLSPAPSTTLSPTPTHTLNPTHSPTLSPTSSPTLSPAPSPTLSPAPSPTLNLTPSHTLSPAPSHTLNPTPPPTLIPAPSPTLSPAPSPTLSPAPS, from the coding sequence ccctctcccacactcagccctgctccctctcccacactcagcccggcaccctttcccacactcagcccggcaccctttcccacactcagccccgcaccctctcccacactcagccccgcttcctctcccacactcagccccgcaccctctcccacactcagccccgcaccctctcccacactcagccctgcaccttctcccacactcagccccgcaccctctcccacacttagccccgccccctctcccacactcagccccgcaccctctcccacactcaaacccacaccctctcacacactcagccccgcaccctctcccacactcagccccgcaccctctcccacactcagccccgcaccctctcccacactcagccccgcaccctctcccacactcagccccgcaccttctcccacactcagccccgcaccctctcccacacttagccccgccccctctcccacactcagccccgcaccctctcccacactcaatcccacaccctctcccacactcagccccacacacactcccaAATTCAGCCccgcaccctttcccacactcagccccgcaccgtcTACCACTCTCAGccccacacccactcacacactcaatcccacacactctcccacactcagccccactTCCTCTCCCACCCTGAGtcctgcaccctctcccacactaagCCCCGCACCCTCgcccacactcaatctcacaccctctcacacactcagccccgcaccctctcacacactcaatcccacaccccctcccacactcatccccgcaccctctcccaccctcagccccgcaccctctcccacactcagccccgcaccctct